From a single Paludibacter jiangxiensis genomic region:
- a CDS encoding glycosyl hydrolase family 8 yields MKKIGSLIFFTSLMFGIMYGQQNTVTNLKQEVKDSRGEMTPWSKGAWKTGKYRNVFKDAGYKQADINAKLAKAYYDVFEGPNKVYFEVGDSMAYVSDVKNHDARTEGLSYGMMVAVQLNKKDVFDRIWRWTSKCLQHHGGPHDAYFAWSVDPKTLKHNSEGSASDGELYFITDLLFASNRWGNDTGINYYAEARKILDAMWSKNGTGGVKNIMNVEHKLITFTPDNYGYNWTDPSYNLPAFFEIWAEYGKDGHEQFYRDCADSARVYLHKACHPVTGLNADYTDFDGKIRSTRWMPAAFRYDSWRVPMNIAMDYSWFAKDNKWQQDYSKRIQNFLFKEGLDSFVDQYNMDGTRPEFILQAGGFKKLRHSIGFVATAAAASIMGTQTKSWKFVDALWNAKLEPYEDGYFDPYYDGLLYLFAIMHLSGNYQIIKPQLNHK; encoded by the coding sequence ATGAAAAAGATTGGATCTCTTATTTTTTTTACGTCCTTGATGTTCGGGATAATGTATGGACAACAGAACACAGTTACTAATTTAAAACAAGAAGTTAAAGATTCCAGAGGAGAAATGACTCCATGGTCTAAAGGAGCCTGGAAAACAGGCAAGTATCGTAATGTGTTTAAGGATGCTGGTTATAAACAGGCAGATATTAACGCCAAATTGGCAAAGGCATATTATGATGTGTTTGAAGGTCCTAATAAAGTTTATTTTGAGGTGGGCGATTCTATGGCCTATGTCTCGGATGTTAAAAATCATGATGCGCGTACAGAAGGTCTTTCGTACGGTATGATGGTTGCTGTGCAACTGAATAAAAAAGACGTTTTCGACCGTATCTGGAGATGGACAAGTAAATGCCTGCAACATCATGGTGGACCCCATGATGCTTATTTTGCATGGAGTGTCGATCCTAAAACTTTGAAACATAACTCAGAGGGATCTGCATCTGATGGTGAACTCTACTTTATAACAGATCTCTTATTTGCCTCCAATCGTTGGGGCAATGATACAGGTATAAATTACTATGCCGAAGCCAGAAAAATTCTTGATGCCATGTGGAGTAAAAATGGTACAGGAGGCGTGAAAAACATTATGAACGTCGAACATAAGCTCATTACTTTTACTCCGGACAATTATGGATATAATTGGACCGATCCTTCCTACAATTTACCTGCTTTTTTTGAAATTTGGGCTGAGTATGGCAAAGACGGGCACGAGCAGTTTTATCGCGATTGTGCCGATTCAGCCAGAGTTTATCTTCATAAGGCATGTCATCCTGTTACAGGGTTGAATGCCGACTACACCGATTTTGACGGCAAAATCCGTTCTACCCGTTGGATGCCGGCGGCTTTCCGATATGATTCCTGGAGAGTGCCGATGAATATTGCGATGGATTATTCCTGGTTTGCCAAAGACAATAAATGGCAACAAGATTACTCCAAAAGAATACAGAACTTTCTGTTTAAAGAAGGACTTGATTCATTTGTGGATCAGTATAATATGGATGGAACCCGTCCTGAGTTTATCTTGCAAGCCGGAGGATTTAAAAAATTACGTCACTCCATAGGCTTTGTTGCTACTGCTGCTGCCGCATCTATTATGGGGACACAGACCAAAAGCTGGAAGTTTGTGGATGCATTGTGGAATGCGAAACTCGAACCCTATGAGGATGGTTATTTTGATCCGTACTACGACGGATTGCTCTATCTGTTTGCTATCATGCACTTAAGTGGTAACTATCAGATAATTAAGCCTCAATTAAATCATAAATAA